ACCAATAATCACTGATACTTCGAATTTACTTGAAATAAGATCCGTTAATAGCCGTCTATGTGCTTCGTACTTCATGATGTAAAAAGATATAGAAAATGTTCAAAGTTAACAAGCGTACTTTAATTTCCTTATCAGATGTTCTTTTCTAttatatgtttgaattttatctTTATCAGATGTTCAATAATGTCTGAAACCTGTGATCGGTTATGACTCACAATTTGATGTTCCTTCCAAAGttcatttgaattcttttgaTTAGGAACGCCACTAGTCATGGAAATTCGACTTGTAATTCATTATTTCAAcaatttaagtttaaaagaTGTTAACAGTTATGCGTACactattttaactttatttatttattctcttaattttattttgttcacaGATCAGTTagtttaaaattcttaattgCTGTGAGATTTGTCACAGCCAGGATAGCTCTTGATGGATCCGCTGACCCAGAATACTTCGTTGCAACGCCTTCAAAATGTGGAGAAGGTTGGACTAACTTTCTATAccctaaattttttgtttctagttCTTTGCATGGTCTTTAATTGTACCACAAGATTTCTTACGGCCAATTTTTGTGTTCCATTCCTGCAGAGAATTGTGAGGGTTTTGGAGCTTGCAGGGGGAGTCATGGAAGAGCTTGCCAACCCTGCTGGTCCAAGAAAGGAATTTGTCAACAATCATTGCAGTGAGTTCATGCAATTCATCAAGGTGAGTCTTCTGTGTTTGACCGTGGTTCTTCACGTCAAATGTTGTTTCAAATTTAGCTAGGTTTATCGCCTCACATTGGGCGTCTGTGTTTAAcaacttttgtaattatttgttgGTTTTATTCTTAAACccttttcttcctcaatttTAGCTAGGTTAGGGCCTGTTGGGTTCCTTTTGGGGCGTCAATTTTGTAGGTCTAGTGTTTGTGTTGCagttgtttatttatttattattttgatttgaccCTTCtgtcttcttttgtttctttttcctccatGAAAGTTGGGTTCCTTTTGTACAATTTGGCAATTGATT
This genomic interval from Cucurbita pepo subsp. pepo cultivar mu-cu-16 chromosome LG20, ASM280686v2, whole genome shotgun sequence contains the following:
- the LOC111783702 gene encoding mediator of RNA polymerase II transcription subunit 11 isoform X1, whose product is MDPLTQNTSLQRLQNVEKVGLTFYTLNFLFLVLCMVFNCTTRFLTANFCVPFLQRIVRVLELAGGVMEELANPAGPRKEFVNNHCSEFMQFIKDIQVTLRDEIKSACEYRPFEKCDYSSRITNELCCKKLEYMISKLDGMKQTIDEYQVKMEDA